A window from Gemmatimonadota bacterium encodes these proteins:
- a CDS encoding L-alanine-DL-glutamate epimerase translates to MHIVETDLEIQREPFARPFAFKGSAFHEKWNLVVRLKDADGYEAFGIGGLAVLWSDATVFAAHTEMGGNLLQASLLEFALQHIKGKEFADPIALFDTIENEVFSYAKAITGQGDLRRTFALIALVALDNAAWILYAKRTGLTTFDALIPEKFRSFLSHRQSHVALVPAVSYTLPIDELRAILDSGAYILKIKIGHPGDETEMVKTDMACLSQIHSLASQYETEMTDSGHVLYYLDANGRYGEKNSMARLLDHADNEGILDRIVLIEEPFSSPADIDVHDLPARFAGDESIETVADVHTRLEQGYGAMAIKPAGKTLSLAFRMIEAATRYNVPCFVADNACVPVLVEWNKNVAARLPAFPGVKGGLMESNGPENYGTWDRMLSEYPVPNASWLRPRGGAFVLDENYYDQSGGIFEEPAVYTRLFTK, encoded by the coding sequence ATGCATATTGTCGAAACAGATTTAGAAATTCAGCGCGAGCCATTCGCACGGCCCTTTGCGTTTAAGGGATCGGCTTTTCACGAAAAGTGGAATCTCGTCGTGCGTTTGAAAGACGCCGATGGGTATGAGGCTTTTGGGATAGGTGGTTTGGCCGTACTGTGGTCAGACGCTACCGTATTTGCTGCACATACGGAAATGGGCGGCAATTTGCTCCAGGCGTCTCTCCTGGAATTTGCACTACAGCACATCAAAGGGAAAGAATTTGCCGATCCAATCGCATTGTTCGACACCATTGAAAACGAAGTCTTTTCTTATGCCAAAGCGATCACAGGCCAGGGGGATTTGCGCCGAACATTTGCGCTAATTGCACTGGTAGCGCTGGACAATGCCGCATGGATCTTGTATGCAAAGCGGACGGGATTGACGACCTTCGACGCCTTAATCCCGGAAAAATTTCGCTCATTTTTATCCCATCGCCAATCGCATGTCGCGCTCGTACCCGCAGTGAGTTATACCCTGCCCATAGATGAATTGCGGGCAATTTTAGATAGCGGAGCGTACATACTAAAAATCAAAATTGGGCATCCGGGAGATGAAACCGAAATGGTAAAAACAGACATGGCCTGTCTGTCGCAGATTCACAGTCTGGCATCTCAGTACGAAACGGAGATGACGGATTCGGGCCATGTGCTCTATTATCTCGACGCCAATGGTCGTTATGGCGAAAAAAACAGCATGGCGCGCTTATTAGATCACGCGGACAATGAAGGTATTCTGGATCGCATTGTCCTGATTGAAGAACCCTTTTCCAGCCCAGCAGATATCGATGTACACGACTTGCCTGCCCGTTTTGCAGGGGATGAAAGCATCGAAACCGTTGCGGATGTACACACCCGTCTGGAACAGGGATATGGCGCTATGGCGATCAAACCCGCGGGTAAAACCCTCTCATTGGCTTTTCGCATGATCGAAGCCGCAACGCGCTATAATGTACCGTGTTTTGTGGCGGATAATGCGTGTGTACCCGTGCTGGTGGAATGGAACAAAAACGTGGCCGCGCGATTGCCTGCATTTCCCGGTGTGAAAGGGGGATTGATGGAATCCAATGGCCCGGAAAATTACGGGACATGGGATCGCATGCTCTCGGAATATCCCGTGCCCAATGCATCGTGGTTGCGACCCAGAGGTGGTGCATTTGTGTTGGATGAGAACTACTACGATCAAAGCGGAGGGATTTTTGAAGAACCTGCTGTGTACACGCGATTATTTACAAAATAA
- a CDS encoding 23S rRNA (pseudouridine(1915)-N(3))-methyltransferase RlmH, with amino-acid sequence MQITLVTVGRFKDACYRDAAQNYIKRLQHYVAYDEIEVREERGGKNARVSDIIEKEGHRLLSALHPDATVVALGPSGKLCRSEILAKRLNHVRVQRKSRLFFLIGGPFGLASRVLSRADWHLSLSPMTFPHELARVILLEQLYRAFTIIRGENYHK; translated from the coding sequence ATGCAGATCACTTTGGTCACTGTGGGCAGGTTCAAAGACGCGTGTTATCGAGACGCCGCACAAAATTATATCAAGCGACTGCAACACTACGTCGCTTATGATGAGATTGAGGTGCGCGAAGAACGCGGTGGCAAAAATGCCCGTGTGTCTGATATTATTGAGAAAGAAGGCCATCGCCTTTTAAGTGCGCTGCATCCAGATGCCACTGTGGTTGCTCTCGGGCCTTCTGGCAAATTGTGTCGTTCTGAAATTTTAGCCAAAAGATTGAACCATGTGCGCGTACAAAGAAAAAGCCGCCTCTTTTTTCTCATTGGCGGCCCTTTTGGGCTTGCATCTCGAGTTTTGTCGCGTGCAGATTGGCATTTGTCACTTTCACCTATGACCTTTCCGCACGAATTGGCGCGCGTTATCTTGCTCGAGCAACTCTATCGCGCCTTTACGATTATCAGAGGTGAAAATTACCACAAATAA